One genomic window of Cricetulus griseus strain 17A/GY chromosome 3, alternate assembly CriGri-PICRH-1.0, whole genome shotgun sequence includes the following:
- the Znf48 gene encoding zinc finger protein 48, which yields MEASPVDEFEHSPQEDGLKFKEEEQLVPVHEVGHAPIKLENIQSWDDLWVHREGIGKRQPRDPAPPRDPAPRFLGEPRWGQASNDRAAVCGECGKSFRQMSDLVKHQRTHTGEKPYKCGVCGKGFGDSSARIKHQRTHTGEKPYRVRPPASGPPKMPRSRIPAGERPTICGECGKSFRQSSDLVKHQRTHTGEKPYKCGVCGKGFGDSSARIKHQRTHRGEQLPRPVVPQRQPSQAAPAATQRPKAQDKPYICTDCGKRFVLSCSLLSHQRSHLGPKPFACDVCRKEFARGSDLVKHLRVHTGEKPYLCPECGKGFADSSARVKHLRTHSGQRPHACPECNRTFSLSSTLLRHRLTHVEPQGFSFSAYPVAPLIPSPPPPLGTSPSLTPRSPSHSSDGPFGLPGLEPEPVGPQAGEPPPPLAGDKPHKCPECGKGFRRSSDLVKHHRVHTGEKPYLCPECGKGFADSSARVKHLRTHQGERTRPPPSTLLRPHNPPGPVPIVPQSRGRGQASTPSQLHVCGFCGKESPRSSDLVKHRRTHTGEKPYKCAECGKGFSDSSARIKHQRGHLVLRPFGIGDGRSRPLLQEGSPAGME from the coding sequence ATGGAGGCCTCTCCGGTGGATGAGTTTGAGCATAGTCCACAGGAGGATGGCTTAAAGTTCAAGGAAGAGGAACAGTTAGTCCCAGTCCATGAAGTAGGCCATGCTCCTATCAAACTTGAGAACATTCAGAGCTGGGATGACTTATGGGTTCACCGAGAGGGAATTGGAAAGCGTCAACCTCGAGACCCAGCCCCCCCTCGAGACCCAGCCCCCCGGTTCCTGGGAGAACCCCGATGGGGACAAGCTAGTAATGACCGAGCTGCAGTGTGTGGCGAGTGTGGTAAGAGCTTCCGGCAGATGTCAGATTTGGTGAAACACCAGAGGACTCATACAGGAGAGAAGCCCTACAAGTGTGGGGTCTGTGGCAAGGGCTTTGGGGATAGCTCAGCCCGAATCAAACACCAACGAACTCACACTGGTGAGAAGCCCTATCGAGTCCGGCCACCAGCCTCGGGTCCTCCCAAGATGCCTCGGTCTCGGATTCCTGCTGGTGAGCGCCCCACTATCTGTGGTGAGTGTGGTAAGAGCTTCCGCCAGAGCTCTGACCTGGTGAAGCACCAGCggacacacacaggagagaagccctACAAGTGTGGTGTCTGTGGCAAGGGCTTTGGTGACAGTTCTGCCCGAATAAAGCACCAGCGGACACACAGAGGAGAGCAGCTCCCCCGGCCTGTGGTTCCCCAGCGGCAGCCATCTCAGGCAGCTCCAGCAGCTACACAAAGACCCAAGGCCCAGGACAAGCCATATATCTGCACTGACTGTGGCAAAAGGTTTGTACTAAGCTGCAGCCTACTGAGCCACCAACGCAGTCACCTGGGACCCAAACCCTTCGCTTGTGATGTGTGTAGAAAGGAGTTTGCCCGGGGCTCTGACCTGGTGAAGCACCTGCGGGTGCACACAGGCGAGAAGCCCTACCTGTGCCCTGAGTGTGGCAAGGGCTTTGCCGACAGCTCTGCCCGGGTGAAGCACCTCCGCACCCACAGTGGCCAGAGACCTCATGCCTGCCCAGAATGTAACCGTACCTTTAGCCTCAGCTCTACCCTTCTTCGTCACCGCCTTACCCATGTGGAGCCCCAGGGCTTTAGTTTCTCAGCCTACCCTGTAGCTCCCCTCATCCCCAGCCCACCACCTCCTCTTGGCACTAGCCCCTCACTGACCCCTCGAAGCCCTTCACATTCCAGTGATGGGCCCTTTGGCCTGCCTGGCTTAGAACCAGAGCCTGTGGGCCCACAGGCTGGGGAACCACCCCCACCACTGGCAGGTGACAAGCCTCACAAGTGTCCTGAGTGTGGCAAAGGCTTCCGCCGAAGCTCTGATCTGGTCAAACACCATCGTGTGCATACAGGGGAGAAACCCTACCTTTGTCCTGAATGTGGCAAGGGTTTTGCTGACAGTTCTGCCCGAGTCAAGCACCTCCGCACCCATCAGGGTGAGCGCACCAGACCACCACCATCTACTCTCCTGCGGCCACATAACCCACCCGGTCCAGTACCCATAGTCCCTCAGTCTCGAGGGCGGGGCCAGGCCTCTACACCCAGCCAGCTTCATGTGTGTGGTTTCTGTGGAAAAGAGTCCCCCCGGAGCTCAGATCTAGTGAAACACAGGCGTACACATACTGGGGAGAAGCCATACAAATGTGCAGAGTGCGGCAAGGGCTTCAGCGATAGCTCTGCTCGAATCAAGCACCAGCGTGGGCACCTGGTCTTAAGGCCCTTTGGAATAGGGGATGGTCGGTCAAGGCCCCTCCTCCAGGAGGGGTCACCAGCTGGAATGGAGTGA
- the LOC113834557 gene encoding zinc finger protein 771 isoform X2 — MNGHPGAPPRPRLRSRGLRRAPNRPSPRPGASRAPNLGLDTKMPGEQQAEEEEEEEMQEEMVLLVKGEEEEGEEKYEVVKLKIPVDNKEVASQMPAPSADPARPHACPDCGRAFARRSTLAKHARTHTGERPFACTECGRCFSQKSALTKHGRTHTGERPYQCPECDKRFSAASNLRQHRRRHTGEKPYACAHCGRRFAQSSNYAQHLRVHTGEKPYACPDCGRAFGGSSCLARHRRTHTGERPYACADCGTRFAQSSALAKHRRVHTGEKPHRCAVCGRRFGHRSNLAEHARTHTGERPYPCTECGRRFRLSSHFIRHRRAHMRRRLYICAGCGRDFKLPASATAATPTERCPECEGS; from the exons ATGAATGGCCACCCCGGggccccgccccgcccccgccTCCGGAGCCGCGGCCTTCGCAGAGCACCCAACCGCCCCTCGCCCAGGCCCGGGGCCTCACGAGCGCCGAACCTCGGGCTG GACACCAAGATGCCTGGCGAAcagcaggcagaggaggaggaggaggaagagatgcaGGAGGAGATGGTGCTGCTGGtgaagggtgaggaggaggagggtgaggagaagTATGAGGTGGTGAAACTCAAGATCCCTGTGGACAACAAGGAG GTCGCCAGCCAGATGCCAGCGCCGTCGGCCGACCCGGCGCGGCCCCACGCGTGCCCAGACTGCGGCCGCGCCTTTGCGCGCCGCTCCACACTAGCCAAACATGCGCGCACGCACACGGGCGAGCGCCCCTTCGCGTGCACGGAGTGCGGCCGGTGCTTCTCGCAGAAGTCGGCGCTGACTAAGCACGGCCGCACGCACACGGGCGAGCGACCCTACCAGTGCCCGGAGTGTGACAAGCGTTTCTCCGCCGCCTCGAACCTGCGGCAGCACCGGCGGCGTCACACGGGCGAGAAGCCGTACGCATGCGCACACTGCGGCCGTCGCTTTGCGCAGAGCTCCAATTACGCGCAGCATTTGCGCGTGCACACGGGCGAGAAGCCGTACGCGTGCCCGGACTGCGGACGAGCCTTCGGCGGAAGTTCGTGCCTGGCGCGCCACCGACGCACGCACACGGGCGAGCGCCCGTACGCATGCGCCGACTGCGGCACGCGCTTCGCTCAGAGCTCGGCGCTGGCCAAGCACCGGCGCGTGCACACGGGCGAGAAGCCGCATCGCTGCGCCGTGTGCGGCCGGCGCTTCGGCCACCGTTCCAACCTGGCGGAGCATGCGCGCACGCATACGGGCGAGCGGCCCTACCCGTGCACGGAGTGCGGCCGGCGCTTCCGCCTCAGCTCACACTTCATCCGCCACCGTCGCGCGCATATGCGGCGCCGCCTCTACATCTGCGCGGGCTGCGGCCGAGACTTCAAGCTACCCGCCAGTGCCACAGCCGCCACGCCCACCGAGCGCTGCCCGGAGTGCGAGGGCAGCTGA
- the Dctpp1 gene encoding dCTP pyrophosphatase 1: MSQAGGGSRGDAGQEDAAAAGGRFSFSREPTLEDIRRLHAEFAAERDWEQFHQPRNLLLALVGEVGELAELFQWKSDAESSPQAWPPKERAALQEELSDVLIYLVALAARCHVDLPQAVLSKMDTNRQRYPVHLSRGSARKYTDLPHGTISENQAVEAVDPTSELKNQAST, from the exons ATGTCCCAAGCTGGCGGCGGTTCCCGCGGTGATGCGGGGCAAGAAGACGCTGCTGCTGCCGGCGGCCGATTCAGCTTCAGCCGGGAGCCTACGCTTGAGGACAT tcgACGCCTCCATGCAGAGTTTGCTGCCGAGCGGGACTGGGAGCAGTTCCACCAGCCTCGGAACCTGCTCCTAGCCTTGGTGGGAGAAGTGGGCGAGCTGGCAGAACTCTT TCAATGGAAGTCTGATGCAGAGTCTAGTCCTCAAGCCTGGCCACCAAAGGAAAGAGCAGCTCTTCAAGAGGAGCTTAGTGACGTCCTCATCTACCTGGTAGCATTAGCAGCCCGTTGTCATGTGGACTTACCTCAAGCAGTACTCTCCAAAATGGACACCAACCGACAACGTTACCCAGTTCATCTCTCCCGAGGTTCCGCCCGCAAGTACACAGACTTGCCCCATGGGACCATCTCTGAAAATCAGGCTGTGGAGGCTGTAGACCCTACCTCTGAGTTGAAAAACCAGGCTTCCACCTAG
- the LOC113834557 gene encoding zinc finger protein 771 isoform X1, with the protein MATPGPRPAPASGAAAFAEHPTAPRPGPGPHERRTSGCAPPQDTKMPGEQQAEEEEEEEMQEEMVLLVKGEEEEGEEKYEVVKLKIPVDNKEVASQMPAPSADPARPHACPDCGRAFARRSTLAKHARTHTGERPFACTECGRCFSQKSALTKHGRTHTGERPYQCPECDKRFSAASNLRQHRRRHTGEKPYACAHCGRRFAQSSNYAQHLRVHTGEKPYACPDCGRAFGGSSCLARHRRTHTGERPYACADCGTRFAQSSALAKHRRVHTGEKPHRCAVCGRRFGHRSNLAEHARTHTGERPYPCTECGRRFRLSSHFIRHRRAHMRRRLYICAGCGRDFKLPASATAATPTERCPECEGS; encoded by the exons ATGGCCACCCCGGggccccgccccgcccccgccTCCGGAGCCGCGGCCTTCGCAGAGCACCCAACCGCCCCTCGCCCAGGCCCGGGGCCTCACGAGCGCCGAACCTCGGGCTG CGCCCCGCCTCAGGACACCAAGATGCCTGGCGAAcagcaggcagaggaggaggaggaggaagagatgcaGGAGGAGATGGTGCTGCTGGtgaagggtgaggaggaggagggtgaggagaagTATGAGGTGGTGAAACTCAAGATCCCTGTGGACAACAAGGAG GTCGCCAGCCAGATGCCAGCGCCGTCGGCCGACCCGGCGCGGCCCCACGCGTGCCCAGACTGCGGCCGCGCCTTTGCGCGCCGCTCCACACTAGCCAAACATGCGCGCACGCACACGGGCGAGCGCCCCTTCGCGTGCACGGAGTGCGGCCGGTGCTTCTCGCAGAAGTCGGCGCTGACTAAGCACGGCCGCACGCACACGGGCGAGCGACCCTACCAGTGCCCGGAGTGTGACAAGCGTTTCTCCGCCGCCTCGAACCTGCGGCAGCACCGGCGGCGTCACACGGGCGAGAAGCCGTACGCATGCGCACACTGCGGCCGTCGCTTTGCGCAGAGCTCCAATTACGCGCAGCATTTGCGCGTGCACACGGGCGAGAAGCCGTACGCGTGCCCGGACTGCGGACGAGCCTTCGGCGGAAGTTCGTGCCTGGCGCGCCACCGACGCACGCACACGGGCGAGCGCCCGTACGCATGCGCCGACTGCGGCACGCGCTTCGCTCAGAGCTCGGCGCTGGCCAAGCACCGGCGCGTGCACACGGGCGAGAAGCCGCATCGCTGCGCCGTGTGCGGCCGGCGCTTCGGCCACCGTTCCAACCTGGCGGAGCATGCGCGCACGCATACGGGCGAGCGGCCCTACCCGTGCACGGAGTGCGGCCGGCGCTTCCGCCTCAGCTCACACTTCATCCGCCACCGTCGCGCGCATATGCGGCGCCGCCTCTACATCTGCGCGGGCTGCGGCCGAGACTTCAAGCTACCCGCCAGTGCCACAGCCGCCACGCCCACCGAGCGCTGCCCGGAGTGCGAGGGCAGCTGA